From Afipia carboxidovorans OM5, one genomic window encodes:
- a CDS encoding Lin0512 family protein: protein MARVHCMTEMGMGVDIHGKDPTKAAQRAVVDALRHASLNFFELVGKTRHDMFVDVVVAVPADPEKVDIAAVAKELPYGTVTVTAVKGGLAVPVMNGTDSTFIANAAVIVSMEKDA, encoded by the coding sequence ATGGCGCGCGTGCATTGCATGACCGAAATGGGAATGGGCGTTGATATTCACGGCAAGGACCCGACCAAGGCCGCACAGCGCGCGGTGGTCGATGCGCTGCGCCACGCCAGCCTCAACTTCTTCGAGCTCGTCGGCAAGACGCGCCATGATATGTTCGTGGACGTGGTCGTCGCGGTGCCTGCCGATCCCGAGAAGGTCGATATCGCCGCCGTCGCCAAGGAGTTGCCCTACGGCACGGTGACGGTGACCGCGGTGAAGGGCGGGCTGGCGGTGCCGGTGATGAATGGCACGGACTCGACATTTATCGCCAATGCGGCAGTGATCGTCAGCATGGAAAAGGACGCCTAG
- the sugE gene encoding quaternary ammonium compound efflux SMR transporter SugE, producing MAWVILFFAGLMEIGWAIGLKYTDGFTRLVPSVLTLAAMTISVVLLAIALKTLPVGTGYAVWTGIGAVGTAILGIVLFGDPATVARLACIGLIVAGIVGLKLAT from the coding sequence ATGGCGTGGGTCATCCTGTTTTTCGCCGGGCTGATGGAAATCGGCTGGGCCATCGGCCTCAAATACACCGACGGGTTCACCCGGCTGGTCCCCTCGGTGCTGACGCTCGCGGCAATGACGATCAGCGTCGTGCTGCTCGCGATTGCGCTGAAAACCCTGCCGGTCGGAACCGGCTATGCCGTGTGGACCGGGATCGGCGCGGTCGGCACCGCCATTCTCGGCATCGTGCTGTTCGGCGATCCGGCGACAGTTGCGCGCCTCGCTTGCATCGGGCTCATCGTGGCGGGGATCGTCGGGCTGAAGCTCGCGACCTGA
- a CDS encoding chloride channel protein yields the protein MQRFDFIEPVVMLVTVLQWLVLATLTGAIVGSGTSLFLHGLFFMTGQTEGIPLWLQMCLLPAGGLLNGLLLHYGYRLNTTGFKDTLFAAVHVQAGRMPFLTLPIKPIAAIITLASGGSAGKEGPCSHIGASLGAAIGQVFHLNSELRQRIVACGVSAGFASVFGTPIAGAIYGVEVLAIGRIRHDFLFPAVIAGIASYQVSLFWGVPYTYYPFAAPPAFSEILFLKIALLGVVCGVISLIFVELVHRARALRAHLQMRFDIWPPLMPLFGGILLALLILVIPTDYLGLSLPLMDRALAGESMPLLGFLWKSLLVAITIGSGFYGGIVTPQFVIGAVAGNALAYWLGLSPLLGAAAGLVSVVAASSNTPVAAILMGVELFGGAVGTLYTAGAAMAAYLMIGHRSIYPEQRLAYSKSSWMRIRPDTPVQGEKARLSYGLLRWWRERQQ from the coding sequence GTGCAGCGCTTCGATTTCATTGAACCTGTCGTCATGCTGGTCACGGTGCTGCAATGGCTCGTCCTTGCCACCCTCACCGGCGCCATTGTCGGCAGCGGCACCAGCCTGTTCCTGCACGGGCTGTTTTTCATGACCGGGCAAACGGAAGGCATTCCGCTCTGGTTGCAGATGTGCCTGCTCCCGGCCGGCGGACTGTTGAACGGATTGCTGCTGCACTACGGCTATCGGCTCAACACCACGGGCTTCAAGGATACGCTGTTCGCGGCCGTCCACGTTCAGGCCGGGCGGATGCCGTTCCTCACCCTGCCGATCAAGCCGATCGCCGCCATCATCACACTCGCCAGCGGCGGCTCCGCCGGCAAGGAAGGACCCTGCTCGCACATCGGCGCCTCGCTCGGCGCGGCGATCGGCCAGGTCTTTCACCTCAATAGCGAGCTTCGCCAGCGCATCGTTGCATGCGGCGTGAGCGCGGGCTTTGCCAGCGTCTTCGGCACGCCGATCGCAGGCGCAATCTATGGCGTCGAGGTGCTGGCGATCGGCCGCATCCGCCATGACTTTCTGTTTCCGGCTGTCATTGCAGGCATCGCCTCCTATCAGGTGAGCCTGTTCTGGGGCGTGCCCTATACCTACTACCCCTTCGCAGCGCCGCCTGCGTTTTCCGAAATCCTGTTTCTGAAGATCGCGCTGCTCGGCGTGGTCTGCGGGGTGATCTCGCTCATCTTTGTCGAGCTCGTGCACCGCGCCCGCGCATTGCGGGCCCACCTGCAGATGCGCTTCGACATCTGGCCGCCGCTGATGCCGCTGTTCGGCGGCATTCTGCTCGCGCTTCTGATTCTCGTGATCCCGACCGACTATCTCGGCCTCAGCCTGCCGCTGATGGATCGGGCACTCGCAGGAGAGTCGATGCCGCTTCTCGGCTTTCTCTGGAAGAGCCTTCTCGTCGCCATCACCATCGGCTCCGGATTCTACGGCGGCATCGTGACTCCGCAATTCGTGATCGGCGCCGTTGCCGGCAATGCGCTGGCATACTGGCTTGGCCTGTCGCCTTTGCTGGGTGCTGCCGCAGGGCTCGTGAGCGTCGTCGCGGCGAGTTCGAACACGCCGGTGGCGGCAATCCTGATGGGTGTCGAACTGTTCGGCGGCGCGGTCGGCACGCTCTACACGGCAGGCGCCGCGATGGCCGCCTATCTGATGATCGGGCACCGCAGCATCTATCCCGAGCAACGTCTCGCTTATTCGAAATCGTCGTGGATGCGCATCCGGCCGGACACACCTGTCCAAGGCGAAAAGGCGCGGCTCTCCTACGGCCTGCTGCGATGGTGGCGCGAGCGCCAGCAATGA
- a CDS encoding branched-chain amino acid ABC transporter permease: MQALYGQLLVGLINGSFYALLSLGLAVIFGMLNIINFAHGALYMMGAFAAYFLLQYGGLNYWWALLLAPLIVGAFGMLLERTLLRWLQGLDPLYGLLLTFGLALVIQGIFQNYFGSSGMPYAMPAELRGGINLGFMYLPIYRGWVVIVSMVICLATWFLIERTRLGAYLRAATENPTLVRAFGINVPMMITLTYGLGVGLAALAGVLSAPINQVGPLMGADLIIVVFAVVVIGGMGSIMGSIITGFSLGVIEGLTKYFYPEASNTVVFVLMVLVLLVKPTGLTGRAS, encoded by the coding sequence ATGCAGGCGCTTTACGGACAGCTTCTTGTCGGACTGATCAACGGCTCGTTCTACGCGCTCTTAAGTCTCGGCCTTGCCGTGATCTTCGGCATGCTCAACATCATCAATTTCGCCCACGGCGCGCTCTATATGATGGGCGCGTTCGCGGCGTATTTCCTGCTGCAATATGGCGGGCTGAACTACTGGTGGGCGCTGTTGCTCGCGCCGCTGATCGTCGGCGCATTCGGCATGCTGCTGGAGCGCACGCTGCTGCGCTGGCTGCAGGGGCTTGATCCGCTTTACGGGCTGCTTCTCACCTTCGGCCTCGCGCTGGTGATCCAGGGCATCTTCCAGAACTATTTCGGCTCCTCCGGCATGCCCTATGCGATGCCGGCCGAATTGCGCGGCGGCATCAATCTGGGCTTCATGTATCTGCCGATCTATCGCGGCTGGGTCGTTATCGTGTCGATGGTCATCTGTCTGGCGACATGGTTCCTGATCGAGCGGACACGGCTTGGCGCTTACCTGCGCGCGGCGACGGAGAACCCGACGCTGGTTCGCGCGTTCGGCATCAACGTGCCGATGATGATCACGCTGACCTATGGCCTTGGCGTCGGTCTGGCCGCGCTCGCGGGCGTGCTCTCGGCGCCGATCAATCAGGTCGGCCCGCTGATGGGAGCGGACCTCATCATCGTGGTGTTCGCGGTGGTGGTGATCGGCGGCATGGGGTCGATCATGGGCTCGATCATCACCGGATTTTCCCTCGGCGTGATCGAGGGACTGACCAAATATTTCTATCCGGAAGCATCCAACACGGTGGTGTTCGTGTTGATGGTTCTGGTTCTCCTCGTAAAGCCGACGGGTCTGACGGGACGGGCAAGCTGA
- a CDS encoding ABC transporter ATP-binding protein, which produces MAESEYILETVGLTKEFAGFTAVNDVNLRVRRNSIHALIGPNGAGKTTVFNLLTKFLQPTKGAIIYNGNDITATKPADIARLGLVRSFQISAVFPNLTALENVRVALQREHGESFDFWRSKSVLNRFNDRAHALLDDVGLSAFADIRAAEMPYGRKRALEIATTLALEPEMMLLDEPMAGMGQEDIEKIAALIKRIAANHTILMVEHNLNVVSNLSDTITVLTRGHILAEGDYATLTQDERVREAYLGAGHG; this is translated from the coding sequence TTGGCAGAGTCCGAGTATATTCTTGAGACCGTCGGCCTGACGAAAGAGTTCGCGGGCTTCACGGCGGTCAACGATGTGAACTTGCGGGTCAGGCGCAATTCCATCCATGCTTTGATCGGGCCGAACGGCGCCGGCAAAACCACGGTCTTCAATTTGCTGACGAAGTTCCTGCAGCCCACCAAGGGCGCGATCATCTATAACGGCAACGACATCACGGCGACCAAGCCGGCCGATATCGCGCGGCTTGGCCTGGTGCGTTCGTTTCAGATCTCGGCCGTCTTCCCGAACCTCACGGCGCTGGAGAATGTCCGTGTCGCGCTGCAGCGTGAGCATGGCGAGTCATTCGACTTTTGGCGGTCGAAGTCGGTTCTCAACCGCTTCAACGACCGGGCGCATGCGCTGCTCGATGACGTCGGGCTGTCGGCCTTCGCCGATATCCGCGCCGCCGAGATGCCCTATGGGCGCAAGCGCGCGCTTGAGATCGCGACCACGCTCGCGCTCGAACCCGAGATGATGCTGCTCGATGAGCCGATGGCCGGCATGGGGCAGGAGGACATCGAGAAGATCGCCGCGCTCATCAAGCGCATCGCCGCCAACCACACCATCCTGATGGTGGAGCATAACCTCAACGTGGTGTCGAACCTCTCCGACACCATCACCGTGCTGACGCGCGGCCACATTCTCGCCGAAGGCGACTACGCGACCCTGACCCAGGACGAGCGAGTCCGCGAAGCTTATCTGGGGGCAGGGCATGGTTGA
- a CDS encoding peptide chain release factor 3: MSDTALAAESASQSPLAHEVKRRRTFAIISHPDAGKTTLTEKLLLFGGAINLAGQVKAKGERRSTRSDWMKIERDRGISVVTSVMTFEFNDLVFNLLDTPGHEDFSEDTYRTLTAVDSAVMVIDAAKGIEDRTRKLFEVCRLRDIPIVTFINKMDRESRDPFDLMDEIEKTLALDTTPMTWPVGRGRDFLGTYDIATGGVRLLEGGGAKTGEAEQIAIADLASRNPNLDAAAVSEELELVSEACKPFDLESFREGHLTPVFFGSALRNFGVGDLLEGLGRYAPAPRAQDSAARKVEAAEPKMSAFVFKIQANMDPNHRDRIAFARLCSGKLTRGMKAKLVRTGKNMTLSAPQFFFAQDRAIADEAFAGDVVGIPNHGTLRIGDTLTEGEDIQFVGVPSFAPEILRRVRLGDAMKAKKLKEALQQMSEEGVVQVFRPRDGSPAMVGVVGQLQLDVLKARLEAEYALPVDFEISEFQLARWFSADDRKTFDTFVNANGSGIAEDVDGDLVYLAKNEFYLGYTRERSPGITFTNVKDVKKAGKGE; the protein is encoded by the coding sequence ATGTCTGACACTGCTCTTGCTGCCGAATCCGCCTCCCAGTCGCCGCTCGCCCATGAGGTGAAGCGCCGGCGCACGTTCGCCATCATTTCCCACCCCGACGCGGGCAAGACCACGCTGACCGAAAAGCTCCTGCTGTTCGGCGGCGCGATCAACCTCGCCGGGCAGGTGAAGGCCAAGGGCGAGCGGCGTTCGACCCGCTCGGACTGGATGAAGATCGAGCGCGACCGCGGCATCTCCGTCGTCACCTCGGTGATGACCTTCGAGTTCAACGATCTCGTCTTCAATCTGCTCGACACGCCCGGCCACGAAGACTTCTCGGAAGACACTTATCGCACGCTGACGGCGGTCGATTCCGCCGTGATGGTGATCGACGCCGCCAAGGGCATCGAGGATCGCACCCGGAAACTGTTCGAGGTGTGCCGCCTGCGCGATATCCCGATCGTCACCTTCATCAACAAGATGGATCGCGAGAGCCGCGATCCGTTCGACCTGATGGATGAGATCGAGAAGACGCTCGCGCTCGACACCACGCCGATGACATGGCCGGTGGGGCGCGGCCGCGACTTCCTCGGCACTTACGATATCGCGACCGGCGGCGTGCGCCTGCTCGAAGGCGGCGGCGCCAAGACCGGAGAGGCGGAGCAGATCGCGATTGCCGATCTCGCGAGCCGCAATCCCAATCTCGATGCTGCTGCCGTCAGCGAAGAACTCGAACTTGTGTCGGAGGCCTGCAAGCCGTTCGACCTTGAATCGTTCCGCGAGGGTCATCTGACGCCGGTGTTCTTCGGCTCGGCGCTGCGCAATTTCGGCGTCGGCGATTTGCTCGAAGGGCTCGGGCGCTATGCACCGGCGCCGCGCGCGCAGGATAGTGCTGCGCGCAAGGTCGAAGCCGCTGAGCCGAAGATGAGTGCCTTCGTCTTCAAGATTCAGGCGAACATGGACCCCAACCATCGCGACCGCATCGCGTTTGCGCGGCTATGCTCGGGCAAGCTCACGCGCGGCATGAAAGCGAAGCTGGTGCGCACAGGAAAGAACATGACGCTGTCGGCGCCGCAGTTCTTCTTCGCGCAGGACCGCGCCATCGCCGACGAAGCGTTCGCAGGCGATGTGGTCGGCATTCCGAACCATGGCACGCTGCGGATCGGTGATACGCTGACCGAAGGCGAAGACATTCAGTTCGTCGGCGTGCCAAGCTTCGCGCCGGAAATCCTGCGCCGCGTGCGGCTTGGCGACGCGATGAAGGCGAAGAAGCTGAAAGAGGCGCTGCAGCAGATGTCGGAAGAGGGCGTCGTGCAGGTGTTCCGCCCGCGCGACGGCTCGCCCGCGATGGTCGGCGTCGTTGGCCAATTGCAGCTCGACGTGCTGAAGGCGCGGCTTGAGGCGGAGTACGCGCTGCCGGTCGATTTCGAGATCAGCGAGTTTCAACTCGCGCGCTGGTTCTCGGCGGATGATCGCAAGACGTTCGATACGTTCGTCAACGCCAACGGCTCCGGTATCGCGGAAGATGTCGACGGCGATCTCGTCTACCTCGCGAAGAATGAATTCTATCTCGGCTACACGCGCGAGCGCTCTCCCGGGATTACCTTCACGAACGTCAAGGACGTGAAGAAGGCGGGCAAGGGCGAGTGA
- a CDS encoding ABC transporter ATP-binding protein, protein MVEAAGAPVLDVKGLQAWYGESHILHGMDFHVRQGEVVTLLGRNGAGKSTALKSIMGIIGKRRGSVMFEGKETIRMSSDRIARLGVAFCPEERGIFASLDVKENLLLPPTIRSGGMPVDRIFDLFPNIRERLTSQGTKLSGGEQQMLAIARILRTGARFLMLDEPTEGLAPVIIQQIGRTISRLKAEGFTILLVEQNFRFAAGLADRFYVVEHGKVIDTFASAELEASMQKLHQYLGV, encoded by the coding sequence ATGGTTGAGGCGGCAGGCGCACCGGTACTCGACGTCAAGGGGCTGCAGGCCTGGTACGGCGAGTCGCACATTCTGCATGGCATGGATTTCCACGTCCGCCAGGGCGAGGTGGTGACGCTGCTCGGACGCAACGGCGCGGGCAAGTCGACCGCGCTGAAGTCGATCATGGGCATCATCGGCAAGCGCCGCGGCTCGGTGATGTTCGAGGGCAAGGAGACGATCCGGATGTCGTCGGACCGGATCGCGCGGCTCGGCGTCGCCTTCTGTCCGGAGGAGCGCGGCATCTTCGCGAGCCTCGACGTGAAGGAAAACCTGTTGCTGCCGCCGACGATCCGTTCCGGCGGCATGCCGGTCGACCGAATCTTTGATCTGTTTCCGAACATCAGGGAACGGCTCACCAGCCAGGGCACCAAACTCTCCGGCGGCGAACAGCAGATGCTCGCGATCGCGCGCATCCTGCGCACCGGCGCGCGCTTCCTGATGCTTGACGAGCCGACGGAAGGTCTGGCCCCCGTCATCATCCAGCAGATCGGCCGCACCATCTCGCGGCTGAAGGCGGAAGGGTTCACCATCCTTCTCGTCGAGCAGAACTTTCGCTTTGCGGCAGGCCTTGCCGACCGCTTCTACGTTGTCGAGCACGGCAAGGTGATCGACACGTTTGCAAGCGCCGAGCTCGAGGCCAGCATGCAAAAACTTCACCAATACCTCGGTGTGTGA
- a CDS encoding VPA1262 family N-terminal domain-containing protein, with translation MSTRDDDLTFVKDEIERLTKDGVLGFYTHFEVTEVVAFRDRVAPPLNVFSVFVAEDRGNVASTDAEFLGPRIRLKQVRDWTFGVCRYLRPISEILNDLASFQRTKVWRPSGEALRIGPLVAMPPRFVPADTTVIVPWNNVIKNNFWNGSYVVELADPDKAELKLFFDSPPALQELSEQVQTVAPIRLASLSDRLGNLAFQIPITALTATFAHQRLSGDVVVSLGWHPKAKPRKLRAACDMQFDDTLTGYASVEVNGDSATVPTASGQGMLRAALWDEESRVVLAAMGSTAFIETVVTNMRAIDPEPRVFQIPGRTGASQSARVGLFQSNKIVVEAPKKSRTDQWAKQRIYRDEAARLSRERRFVQYRPTGPKAVAHEAALKDLHFLLSRYGEDGAWLWDPYLTATDVLETLFYCPHSGVELRALTAAAEIPDADIEAPETLTRHQAFAAAQRAIFNNAQSNWHGIRLEYRMRCGASGWPFHDRFLIFPVKDGGAQAWSLGTSANSFGTIHHILQKVDDGQLVMDAFAELWDQLNQPQHLILKKP, from the coding sequence ATGAGTACTCGCGATGATGATCTCACATTCGTCAAAGATGAAATCGAGCGGCTGACCAAAGATGGCGTGCTCGGCTTCTACACTCACTTCGAGGTCACTGAAGTCGTTGCCTTCCGCGATCGTGTAGCGCCGCCGCTGAACGTGTTTTCGGTTTTTGTGGCCGAAGACCGAGGAAATGTCGCCAGCACCGATGCCGAATTCCTGGGGCCTCGGATCAGGCTCAAGCAGGTCAGGGATTGGACCTTTGGCGTTTGTCGTTATCTCCGACCGATCTCCGAAATCTTGAATGATTTGGCATCGTTTCAGAGGACCAAGGTGTGGCGGCCGTCTGGAGAAGCGCTCAGGATCGGGCCATTGGTTGCGATGCCGCCGCGGTTCGTGCCGGCTGACACGACAGTCATTGTCCCGTGGAACAATGTTATAAAGAACAATTTCTGGAACGGGTCCTATGTGGTTGAACTCGCAGATCCAGACAAGGCGGAGCTAAAGTTATTCTTCGACAGCCCGCCCGCACTACAAGAACTTTCTGAACAGGTTCAAACGGTCGCGCCGATCCGGCTTGCGAGCTTGTCCGATCGTCTTGGGAATCTTGCTTTTCAAATACCCATTACCGCGCTTACGGCGACCTTCGCGCATCAGCGATTGTCCGGTGATGTCGTCGTCTCTCTTGGCTGGCATCCGAAAGCAAAGCCACGCAAACTCCGCGCCGCTTGCGATATGCAGTTTGACGATACGCTCACCGGATATGCCTCCGTCGAGGTCAACGGCGACAGCGCGACAGTTCCGACAGCCTCCGGGCAGGGAATGTTGCGCGCTGCACTCTGGGACGAAGAGAGCCGCGTTGTGCTGGCTGCCATGGGAAGTACCGCCTTTATCGAAACGGTGGTCACCAACATGCGCGCAATCGATCCGGAACCGCGGGTGTTTCAGATTCCAGGGCGGACCGGCGCGTCACAATCCGCGAGAGTTGGTCTTTTCCAGTCGAACAAGATCGTGGTGGAGGCACCCAAGAAAAGCAGGACCGACCAGTGGGCAAAGCAACGCATCTATCGCGACGAAGCCGCGCGGTTGTCGCGCGAACGCCGCTTCGTGCAATATCGCCCGACGGGACCCAAGGCTGTTGCCCACGAAGCGGCATTGAAGGACTTGCATTTCCTGTTGTCCCGCTATGGCGAAGATGGTGCCTGGCTTTGGGATCCTTATCTTACGGCAACGGATGTTCTCGAAACGCTCTTTTATTGCCCGCATAGTGGGGTTGAGCTGCGCGCTCTCACGGCCGCAGCGGAGATTCCCGATGCCGATATTGAAGCCCCGGAAACCCTGACGCGTCATCAGGCGTTTGCCGCCGCGCAACGCGCTATTTTCAACAACGCTCAGTCGAACTGGCACGGCATTCGACTTGAATATCGAATGCGCTGTGGCGCCTCAGGCTGGCCATTCCATGACCGGTTCCTGATTTTTCCGGTCAAGGACGGCGGCGCACAGGCCTGGTCGCTTGGAACGTCCGCGAACAGCTTCGGAACAATCCATCATATCCTTCAGAAGGTGGACGATGGACAACTGGTGATGGACGCCTTTGCCGAACTCTGGGATCAACTGAATCAACCGCAACACCTTATTCTCAAGAAGCCATAG
- a CDS encoding branched-chain amino acid ABC transporter permease, which produces MATITENATPTKDRSMADEIVGFIVMAVLFAAVPLTGIYPYFVMQALCFALFACAFNLLIGYSGLLSFGHSMFLGTAGYFTAYSLKAWGVPPALGILIGVFAAAVLSVITGAIAIRRQGIYFAMITLALAQLMYFIYLRSPFTGGEDGIQGIPLGKLFGIFDLTHETTLYYVVLTVFLLAFLLIHRIVNSPFGEVLKSIRENEPRAISLGYKADQYKLMAFILSGTLAGLAGSMKIFVSQNASLTDVHWTMSGEVVLMTLVGGLGTSFGPIVGAFVIVAMQQYLASFGQWVMVMQGAVFIICVLTFRRGIIGEIAHYFKRSL; this is translated from the coding sequence ATGGCAACGATCACCGAGAACGCGACACCGACCAAAGACCGCTCGATGGCGGACGAGATCGTCGGCTTCATCGTCATGGCTGTGCTGTTCGCGGCCGTGCCGCTGACCGGCATCTATCCTTACTTCGTGATGCAGGCGCTTTGCTTCGCGCTGTTCGCCTGCGCCTTCAACCTGCTGATCGGCTATAGCGGGCTATTGTCGTTCGGCCATTCGATGTTCCTCGGCACCGCGGGTTACTTCACGGCCTACTCGCTGAAGGCATGGGGGGTGCCACCTGCGCTCGGAATCCTGATCGGCGTGTTCGCCGCCGCGGTGCTCAGCGTCATCACGGGTGCGATCGCGATCCGCCGTCAAGGCATCTACTTCGCGATGATCACGCTCGCGCTGGCGCAGCTCATGTATTTCATCTACCTGCGCTCGCCATTCACGGGTGGCGAGGATGGCATTCAGGGCATTCCGCTCGGCAAGCTGTTCGGCATCTTCGACCTCACGCACGAGACGACACTTTATTATGTCGTGCTGACGGTGTTCCTGCTCGCATTCCTGCTGATCCATCGCATCGTCAACTCGCCGTTCGGCGAGGTGCTGAAATCGATCCGCGAAAACGAGCCGCGCGCGATCTCGCTCGGCTACAAGGCCGACCAGTACAAGCTGATGGCCTTCATCCTCTCGGGCACGCTTGCTGGCCTCGCCGGCTCGATGAAGATTTTCGTTTCGCAGAATGCCTCGCTCACCGACGTGCACTGGACCATGTCGGGCGAAGTCGTGCTGATGACGCTGGTCGGCGGCCTCGGCACATCGTTCGGCCCCATCGTCGGCGCATTCGTGATCGTGGCGATGCAGCAGTATCTCGCATCGTTCGGCCAGTGGGTGATGGTGATGCAGGGCGCGGTGTTCATCATCTGCGTGCTGACCTTCCGCCGCGGCATCATCGGCGAGATCGCGCATTACTTTAAGCGGTCGTTGTAA
- a CDS encoding arsenate reductase — protein MAITIYGIKNCDTMKKAFVWLDKAGIAYDFHDYKKAGVAKGDLEKWCKAAGWETVLNRAGTTFKKLPEADKEGLTERKAITLMLAQPSMIKRPVLDNGKKILVGFKPEIYAAELAKAASGKAKG, from the coding sequence ATGGCGATCACGATCTACGGCATCAAGAACTGTGACACCATGAAGAAGGCGTTCGTCTGGCTCGACAAGGCCGGCATCGCCTACGACTTCCACGACTACAAGAAGGCCGGTGTCGCCAAGGGCGATCTCGAAAAGTGGTGCAAGGCGGCGGGTTGGGAAACCGTTCTCAACCGTGCCGGCACCACGTTCAAGAAATTGCCGGAGGCCGACAAGGAAGGCCTGACCGAGCGCAAGGCGATCACGCTGATGCTCGCGCAGCCTTCGATGATCAAGCGCCCGGTGCTCGATAATGGCAAAAAGATTCTGGTCGGCTTCAAGCCGGAGATCTACGCGGCAGAGCTTGCGAAGGCCGCGAGCGGCAAGGCTAAAGGCTAG